The Rosa chinensis cultivar Old Blush chromosome 7, RchiOBHm-V2, whole genome shotgun sequence DNA segment GTCCAATGTTGCCAGAGTATGATTAGTGAATCTCTTTGAAGTTTTGATTTCTGATTGTGATGATGATGGAAAATGCTCAAGTGTTATTGTCTGCTGTCTAGTGGATTTTGTTAAGTGACCTGTTTTCGCCAACATTTTCCCACAGGAACCAGAGGTGGTTGATCTTGCTCGATTTCTGACTAAAAATGGGGCCTGTGTGGAAGGAGCAGGAAGCAACAAGCTTGTCATCAAGGGAAAATCTTATTTGCATGGTTGTAAATGTACTATTGCACCTGATCGTATTGAAGCAGGCACATTTATGCTTGCTGCAGCTATTACTCGCTCattcatttcaatttcaccAGTCATTCCTTCCCAAGTTTCCGGTCTGATGCAAAAACTCTTGGCCGCTGGTTGCAAAATAAGGCAATGCTCTCATGATACCTTGGAAGTATGTTAAATTGTTTTATAAATAGTTTTGGTCCTATTTTGTTTGCTTTGCCTATCTGCCTCTTGTGGTAATTTAATTTCATCCTGTGGTATATTTCATTATTACTTCAGGTTTCAGCAGTGTCTCAATGTGGTGAAAATTTGCGAGGTTTTGAGGTTAAGACAGGGCCATTTCCCGGGTTTC contains these protein-coding regions:
- the LOC112175787 gene encoding UDP-N-acetylglucosamine 1-carboxyvinyltransferase 2 isoform X1 — translated: MAACMADGTTILSNVAREPEVVDLARFLTKNGACVEGAGSNKLVIKGKSYLHGCKCTIAPDRIEAGTFMLAAAITRSFISISPVIPSQVSGLMQKLLAAGCKIRQCSHDTLEVSAVSQCGENLRGFEVKTGPFPGFPTDLQLQTMALLTTWFKSCRSLFEKRMAHEAWSKNSSLCKLCSGFRKDNRNGLSGSCLAATDLRGGISLVLAALAAEGTTEISGVAHIVVMRM
- the LOC112175787 gene encoding UDP-N-acetylglucosamine 1-carboxyvinyltransferase 1 isoform X2, which translates into the protein MAACMADGTTILSNVAREPEVVDLARFLTKNGACVEGAGSNKLVIKGKSYLHGCKCTIAPDRIEAGTFMLAAAITRSFISISPVIPSQVSGLMQKLLAAGCKIRQCSHDTLEVSAVSQCGENLRGFEVKTGPFPGFPTDLQLQTMALLTTWFKSCRSLFEKRMAHVNELQKLGAKIQVCASSALVSGKIIEMVCLVPALLQLTSEVGYHWY